One window of Neptuniibacter halophilus genomic DNA carries:
- a CDS encoding electron transfer flavoprotein subunit alpha/FixB family protein, translating to MAILIIAEHDNRSLKTATLNTVTAASQMGEELHLLLAGCNCKVIATRAAEIEGVAKVLLADATTYEHHLAENMAQLILELAPGYSHIVAPASSSGKDILPRVAARLNVAQISDITAVESADTFQRPIYAGNAIATVQSLDPIKVITVRSSAFTEAEASADSPAPIHELHAFHDARLSEYVRCELVESERPELTSAPVVISGGRGMGNGENFRLLEQVADKLGAAVGASRAAVDAGFAPNDMQVGQTGKIVAPELYIAVGISGAIQHLAGMKDSGVIVAINKDEEAPIFSVADYGLVGDLFELIPELQQKL from the coding sequence ATGGCTATTCTGATTATTGCTGAACATGATAACCGCAGCCTCAAAACTGCAACCCTCAACACCGTTACCGCTGCCAGCCAGATGGGCGAAGAGCTGCACCTGCTGCTGGCCGGTTGTAACTGTAAGGTGATTGCTACCCGGGCCGCCGAAATAGAAGGTGTTGCCAAAGTTCTGCTGGCCGATGCCACCACCTATGAGCACCATCTTGCAGAAAATATGGCGCAACTGATTCTGGAACTGGCGCCGGGCTACAGCCATATCGTTGCCCCTGCCAGCAGCAGCGGTAAAGATATTCTGCCCCGGGTCGCGGCCCGGCTGAATGTGGCTCAGATCTCCGATATCACTGCCGTAGAATCCGCTGATACTTTTCAGCGGCCTATCTATGCCGGTAATGCGATCGCCACGGTGCAGTCGCTGGATCCGATCAAAGTGATTACGGTACGCAGCAGTGCCTTTACTGAAGCAGAGGCCTCTGCTGATAGCCCCGCCCCCATCCATGAACTTCATGCGTTCCATGATGCCCGGCTCTCCGAGTATGTGCGCTGCGAGCTGGTTGAATCCGAACGCCCGGAACTGACCTCTGCTCCGGTAGTAATCTCCGGCGGGCGGGGCATGGGTAACGGTGAAAACTTCCGCTTGCTGGAGCAGGTAGCCGACAAGCTCGGCGCGGCCGTGGGCGCATCCCGTGCTGCCGTAGACGCAGGCTTTGCACCCAATGACATGCAGGTGGGCCAGACCGGCAAGATCGTCGCCCCTGAGCTCTATATTGCGGTAGGTATCTCCGGCGCCATCCAGCATCTGGCGGGCATGAAAGACTCCGGGGTGATCGTCGCGATCAACAAAGATGAGGAAGCCCCGATCTTTTCCGTGGCGGACTACGGTCTGGTCGGCGACCTGTTTGAACTGATACCGGAGCTGCAACAGAAACTATAG
- a CDS encoding electron transfer flavoprotein subunit beta/FixA family protein: MKIIVTVKRVIDYNAKVRVKADQTDVDLSNTKMAINPFCEIAVEEAVRLKEKGIASEIIVVSVGPKACQEQIRTALALGADRGIQIETDASLDSLSVAKLLAEVIRQEQPDLIISGKQAIDSDNNQTGQMLAALLDMPQGTFASDLKVSDNRIEVIREVDGGLQTIELRMPAIVTTDLRLNEPRYASLPNIMKAKKKPLSVTTPEQLGITLKSHTRLLKVTAPASRQAGITVSSVDQLIDKLRTEAKVI; encoded by the coding sequence ATGAAAATAATAGTCACCGTAAAGCGTGTTATCGATTACAACGCCAAAGTGCGGGTAAAGGCGGATCAAACGGATGTCGATCTGAGCAACACCAAGATGGCGATCAATCCCTTTTGCGAAATCGCCGTTGAAGAGGCCGTGCGACTGAAAGAGAAAGGAATTGCCAGCGAGATAATCGTTGTCTCTGTCGGGCCCAAAGCCTGTCAGGAACAGATTCGTACCGCCCTCGCGCTGGGCGCTGATCGCGGTATTCAGATTGAGACCGATGCGTCACTCGACTCACTCTCTGTTGCCAAACTGCTGGCGGAAGTGATCCGGCAGGAACAACCGGATCTGATCATCAGTGGAAAACAGGCGATCGATTCCGACAACAACCAGACCGGTCAGATGCTGGCGGCGTTGCTGGATATGCCTCAGGGCACCTTTGCCTCCGATCTGAAAGTCAGTGATAACCGGATTGAGGTCATCCGCGAGGTAGACGGGGGTTTACAGACGATTGAGCTGCGCATGCCAGCCATCGTCACGACCGATCTTCGCCTGAATGAACCACGCTATGCCTCCCTGCCAAATATCATGAAGGCAAAGAAAAAGCCGCTCAGTGTCACCACACCGGAACAGCTCGGCATCACCCTGAAATCCCATACCCGGTTATTAAAAGTAACCGCACCGGCCAGCCGGCAGGCGGGCATCACCGTCAGCAGCGTCGATCAGTTGATCGACAAGCTGAGAACCGAAGCCAAAGTGATTTAG
- a CDS encoding acyl-CoA synthetase, with protein MTMNPDSAFEKDLDQNQANYSALTPLTYLERAASVYPNRTATVHGEIRRTWAETNNRCKQLASALQKQGVMPGDAVSIMAPNLAEHFEVHFAVPMCGAVLNSINIRLDAEAVAFILRHAETRVLITDREFSTVVKAALELLEQKPLVIDIDDPYWTEGEFIGEMTYDQFLEQGDADFTPYRVQDEWNAITLNYTSGTTGDPKGVVYHHRGAYLNAVSNAISWGMEQHPVYLWTLPMFHCNGWCFPWTIAAMAGVSVCLRHVRADDIFNAIKNEQVGYFCGAPIVLNMLNSADDALKAGIEHKVKVMTAGAAPPAAVIAGMESLGFSVTHVYGLTETYGPSVVCAWHEEWDDRSLDDKARLKSRQGVRAPMLDGLMVADPVTMKPVPKDGTTMGEIFMQGNLVMKGYLKNPSTTAKAFDGGWFHSGDLAVWHEDGYIEIKDRSKDIIISGGENISSIEVEDVLYRHPLIQEAAVVAKNHEKWGETPCAFVSLKDSADRDITEKEIIDFCREHMAHFKAPKDIVFGPLPKTSTGKIQKFLLRDRANGEAPEEN; from the coding sequence ATGACCATGAATCCCGATTCAGCGTTTGAAAAGGATCTTGACCAGAATCAGGCGAACTATTCAGCCCTGACCCCGCTGACCTACCTGGAACGCGCCGCCAGCGTCTACCCGAACCGCACCGCCACCGTTCACGGTGAGATCCGCCGCACATGGGCGGAAACCAACAACCGTTGCAAACAGCTTGCCAGCGCACTGCAGAAGCAAGGGGTAATGCCGGGTGATGCAGTCTCTATCATGGCGCCGAATCTGGCGGAACACTTTGAAGTTCACTTTGCCGTGCCTATGTGTGGCGCGGTACTGAATTCAATCAATATCCGACTCGACGCTGAAGCGGTCGCCTTTATTCTCCGCCATGCCGAAACCCGGGTACTGATTACCGATCGCGAATTCAGCACGGTAGTTAAAGCCGCACTGGAGCTGCTGGAGCAGAAACCGCTGGTGATCGATATTGATGATCCCTACTGGACCGAAGGCGAGTTCATCGGCGAGATGACCTACGATCAGTTCCTTGAACAGGGCGATGCCGATTTCACCCCTTACCGGGTTCAGGATGAGTGGAACGCGATCACCCTGAATTACACCTCCGGTACCACCGGTGACCCTAAAGGGGTGGTTTATCACCACCGTGGCGCTTACCTGAACGCGGTCAGCAATGCGATCTCCTGGGGTATGGAACAGCATCCGGTCTACCTCTGGACCCTGCCGATGTTCCACTGTAACGGCTGGTGTTTCCCATGGACCATCGCAGCGATGGCCGGGGTCAGCGTTTGTCTGCGCCATGTCCGTGCCGATGATATTTTCAATGCTATCAAAAACGAGCAAGTGGGCTATTTCTGTGGTGCGCCGATCGTTCTGAACATGCTCAACTCTGCTGATGATGCACTCAAAGCCGGTATCGAGCATAAGGTTAAAGTGATGACCGCCGGCGCAGCACCACCGGCCGCAGTCATCGCCGGTATGGAATCTCTCGGCTTCAGCGTAACCCACGTTTACGGCCTGACTGAAACCTACGGCCCTTCCGTAGTTTGCGCCTGGCATGAAGAGTGGGATGACCGGTCTCTGGATGACAAAGCCCGCCTTAAATCCCGTCAGGGGGTGCGTGCACCGATGCTGGACGGCCTGATGGTCGCCGATCCGGTCACCATGAAACCGGTACCTAAAGATGGCACCACCATGGGTGAGATCTTTATGCAGGGCAATCTGGTGATGAAGGGTTATCTGAAAAACCCATCCACCACCGCCAAAGCCTTTGACGGTGGCTGGTTTCACTCCGGTGATCTGGCGGTGTGGCATGAAGATGGCTACATCGAGATCAAAGACCGCTCCAAAGATATCATCATCTCCGGTGGCGAAAATATCTCCTCCATTGAGGTGGAAGATGTGCTCTACCGTCACCCGCTGATTCAGGAAGCCGCCGTGGTTGCCAAAAATCACGAAAAATGGGGTGAAACCCCCTGCGCCTTTGTTTCCCTGAAAGACAGCGCCGACCGGGATATTACCGAGAAAGAGATTATCGATTTCTGCCGCGAACACATGGCGCACTTCAAGGCGCCAAAAGACATTGTTTTCGGCCCGCTGCCTAAAACCTCGACCGGAAAGATCCAGAAGTTCCTGCTGCGGGATCGCGCCAACGGCGAAGCCCCTGAGGAAAACTGA
- a CDS encoding cache domain-containing protein — MRRQSSITLRLFVVLLALISSIFGAIYWFSVPLIKDNVFKLELNANRQMLNVVYDLANRMYASTENYVDRTLQTHEQRLQSVLDLAQQYIALSLRDGRAAGLPDEQIWEKIFDDLRQFEFGNGNYIWVASYDAKLLSHPDPDLLHSDMADIRDEKGNLIIPGLLELAKRDGEGFYKYRWNRLQQQTILDKYSYVRNYPEWRFVMGAGVYLDDVEAEVAARKQQAILEINQALKDIKIARSGYLFVFDSDGNMLFHPNPNIHGINFKTQRNPVTGRPIYQDLIDVADTGAELYYKWDRPDDQGNYIYEKLSLVRHLSGFDWYISSSVYLDDLQSSSVQLSQRILAMGFFALLAAVVAAFLFAEWLTAPIKRLSLTAYKISRGDLSAKTAIQRDDELGVLAESFDFMVDRLRDNIQTLNSRVQSRTHELSESNSQLQEAVDSLQLAQDELRAVETRQRLILDALPAQVAYLDTEQRYIFANRPYREMFGQTKSGIVGKTFSAVVGEKMSADLQPYLQKAMQGESPVYEYRLNHQGEEMITRRTVLPFYNLRSEVEGMLSLSIDITHERLAEKRMAEASKMKAVGQMSGGLAHDFNNLLTIILGNLLELQQNRELGEEVQQNLVPAIRATRRGADMTKRLLAFSRRQPLQPGRVQPEQLISELVDLLAAPLPDNIRLKTEIRPNTPDLFADPAQMEDALVNLSLNAADAMPRGGELLLQVSGFDCRRAEDHSAFWGDEVKPGHYVLITMLDSGEGFSPEALEKACEPFFTTKATGAGSGLGLSMVYGFVSQSHGYLRIGNRDQLESGVQGARIDILLPAVDVTDERKPVSLPAPEQTLSKRPESALVLLVEDNEDVRKLVRRQIMAQGFAVIEAASGDEALALLTGLEQLAGVVSDVIMPGSATGHDVVGAVKLLYPDAFAIIMTGYSETPPETEFGYILLQKPFDSAALERAIASQMAAMSDEGNR; from the coding sequence ATGCGCCGTCAATCTTCGATCACCCTCCGTCTCTTTGTTGTATTGCTGGCACTGATCAGCAGTATCTTCGGTGCTATCTACTGGTTCAGCGTTCCCCTGATCAAAGACAACGTTTTCAAGCTGGAACTTAACGCTAACCGGCAGATGCTGAATGTTGTGTATGATCTGGCTAACCGCATGTATGCCAGCACTGAAAACTATGTTGACCGTACCCTGCAGACCCATGAACAGCGCCTGCAGTCGGTGCTGGATCTGGCGCAGCAATATATTGCCCTGAGCCTGCGTGACGGAAGGGCTGCGGGGCTGCCGGACGAACAGATCTGGGAGAAAATATTCGACGATCTGCGCCAGTTCGAGTTTGGTAACGGCAATTACATCTGGGTGGCCAGTTACGATGCCAAGCTGCTGTCCCATCCTGACCCTGATCTGCTGCACAGTGATATGGCGGATATTCGCGATGAAAAGGGTAATCTGATCATCCCCGGCCTGCTGGAACTGGCAAAAAGGGACGGCGAAGGGTTCTATAAATATCGCTGGAACCGCCTCCAGCAGCAGACCATTCTTGATAAATATTCCTACGTGCGGAACTACCCCGAATGGCGTTTTGTGATGGGGGCCGGCGTCTATCTGGATGATGTTGAAGCGGAGGTTGCCGCGCGTAAGCAGCAGGCGATTCTGGAGATCAATCAGGCGCTCAAGGATATCAAGATTGCCCGCAGCGGCTATCTGTTTGTGTTTGATTCTGACGGCAATATGCTGTTCCACCCTAATCCGAATATTCACGGTATTAACTTCAAAACCCAGCGTAATCCGGTTACCGGGCGGCCGATCTATCAGGACCTGATTGATGTGGCGGATACCGGAGCCGAGCTTTATTACAAGTGGGACCGGCCGGATGATCAGGGCAATTACATCTATGAGAAACTCTCGCTGGTCAGGCATCTGTCCGGCTTTGACTGGTATATCAGTTCTTCGGTCTATCTGGATGACCTGCAGAGCAGTTCGGTGCAGTTGAGCCAGCGGATTCTGGCGATGGGCTTTTTCGCCTTGCTGGCGGCGGTGGTCGCGGCATTTCTGTTTGCGGAGTGGCTCACGGCACCGATCAAACGGTTGTCCCTGACTGCGTATAAGATCAGCCGGGGCGATCTGTCGGCAAAAACAGCGATTCAGCGTGATGATGAACTGGGTGTACTGGCTGAATCGTTTGATTTTATGGTCGACCGGCTGCGCGACAATATCCAGACCCTGAACAGCCGGGTGCAGTCCCGGACCCATGAGTTGTCCGAGTCGAACAGTCAGTTGCAGGAGGCGGTGGACTCACTGCAACTGGCGCAGGATGAGTTGCGTGCGGTAGAAACCCGGCAGCGGCTGATTCTGGATGCGCTGCCTGCGCAGGTGGCGTATCTCGATACAGAGCAACGCTATATCTTTGCTAACCGCCCCTACCGCGAGATGTTTGGTCAGACTAAGAGCGGCATCGTTGGCAAAACTTTCAGCGCAGTAGTGGGTGAGAAAATGAGTGCCGACCTGCAGCCCTATCTGCAGAAGGCGATGCAGGGCGAGAGCCCGGTGTATGAGTATCGCCTGAACCATCAGGGTGAGGAGATGATTACCCGGCGAACTGTGCTGCCATTTTATAATCTGCGCAGCGAAGTCGAGGGGATGCTCAGCCTCTCCATCGATATTACTCACGAACGCTTAGCGGAGAAGCGGATGGCTGAGGCCAGTAAGATGAAAGCGGTCGGGCAGATGTCCGGTGGCCTGGCCCATGACTTTAATAATCTGCTGACCATTATTCTCGGTAACCTTCTGGAGCTGCAGCAGAACCGCGAACTGGGTGAAGAGGTACAGCAGAATCTGGTTCCTGCGATCCGTGCAACCCGGCGTGGGGCGGATATGACTAAACGCCTGCTGGCTTTCTCCCGGCGCCAGCCACTGCAGCCCGGTCGTGTTCAACCAGAGCAACTGATCAGTGAACTGGTCGATCTGCTGGCTGCTCCCTTGCCGGATAATATCCGGCTGAAAACTGAGATCAGGCCGAATACACCGGATCTGTTCGCCGATCCGGCACAGATGGAGGATGCACTGGTTAACCTCAGCCTTAATGCGGCGGATGCGATGCCCCGTGGCGGGGAGTTGCTGCTTCAGGTCAGTGGTTTTGACTGCCGGCGAGCGGAAGATCACAGCGCTTTCTGGGGAGATGAGGTCAAACCGGGGCACTACGTACTGATCACTATGCTCGACAGCGGTGAGGGTTTCAGCCCCGAAGCACTGGAAAAAGCCTGTGAGCCTTTCTTTACCACCAAAGCAACTGGTGCTGGTTCAGGCCTCGGGCTGAGTATGGTTTACGGCTTTGTCAGCCAGTCGCACGGGTATCTGCGCATTGGTAACCGCGATCAGTTGGAAAGCGGCGTGCAGGGGGCGCGGATCGATATCCTGCTGCCCGCGGTCGATGTCACGGATGAGCGCAAACCGGTGAGCTTACCGGCACCGGAGCAGACCCTGTCGAAACGACCGGAGAGCGCGCTGGTACTGCTGGTGGAAGACAATGAGGATGTGCGCAAACTGGTACGCCGGCAGATAATGGCTCAGGGCTTTGCGGTGATTGAGGCCGCCAGTGGTGACGAGGCGCTGGCGCTGCTCACCGGGCTGGAGCAACTGGCGGGGGTGGTATCTGATGTCATCATGCCGGGCAGTGCGACCGGCCACGATGTGGTGGGGGCGGTTAAACTGCTTTACCCCGACGCGTTTGCCATTATTATGACCGGCTACAGCGAGACACCCCCCGAGACCGAATTTGGCTATATCCTGCTGCAAAAGCCATTTGATAGCGCCGCGCTGGAACGCGCAATCGCCTCTCAAATGGCTGCGATGAGTGATGAGGGAAACAGATGA
- a CDS encoding response regulator transcription factor: MTSAITTPLIYVIEDEEDLGQLICSTLTGFRYQARYFSNAETALQALERTLPSVCIVDLNLPDMDGMELVRRLESKEVGVIIVSGRDGLADRVLGLEFGADDYITKPFEPRELVARVQSLLRRIRKQQSTQTDQPRVACFANWTFQPESLNLKHPERPDESLSRAEGDMLLALLRHPYQILSRDQLLGENCVPYDRSIDVRMSRLRKKIESDPQHPELIKTVYGAGYMFTTEVRWE; encoded by the coding sequence ATGACATCGGCTATTACTACTCCGTTGATCTATGTAATTGAGGATGAAGAAGATCTGGGTCAGTTGATCTGTTCTACGCTGACCGGTTTTCGTTATCAGGCCCGCTATTTCAGTAACGCAGAAACCGCGCTGCAGGCACTGGAGCGAACCCTGCCATCGGTCTGTATTGTTGATCTTAATCTTCCGGATATGGATGGCATGGAGCTGGTGCGCCGACTGGAGAGTAAAGAGGTCGGGGTGATTATTGTTTCCGGACGGGATGGACTGGCGGATCGCGTGCTGGGCCTTGAGTTTGGCGCCGATGATTACATTACTAAACCGTTTGAACCCCGCGAACTGGTCGCGCGGGTGCAGAGTCTGCTACGCCGGATACGCAAACAGCAAAGCACTCAGACCGATCAGCCCAGAGTGGCCTGTTTTGCCAACTGGACCTTTCAGCCGGAATCGCTCAACCTGAAGCACCCCGAGCGGCCGGACGAGTCTCTCAGCCGTGCCGAAGGCGATATGCTGCTGGCGCTTCTGCGCCATCCCTACCAGATTCTTTCCCGGGATCAGTTGCTGGGCGAGAACTGTGTACCTTATGACCGCAGTATCGATGTACGTATGTCCCGTTTACGCAAGAAGATTGAGTCTGACCCGCAGCACCCGGAGCTGATCAAAACCGTTTATGGTGCCGGGTATATGTTTACCACTGAGGTGCGCTGGGAATAG
- a CDS encoding NCS2 family permease has protein sequence MLEKLFKLKEHNTNVKTEVIAGVTTFLTMAYIIFVNPSMLAAAGMDQGAVFVATCLAAAIGCLIMGLWANYPVAMAPGMGLNAFFSFTVVGQMGYSWQVALGAVFLSGVCFFLLSVFRIREWIIHSIPLSLRGGIGAGIGLFLAFIALKNAGIVVDNPATLVHIGDMTSWSAIMACLGFVVIAALYHRRVTGSVMIGILLITVISILAGQVELHGVVSAPPSLAPTFAQLDIGAALEVGLIAIVFSFLFVDLFDTSGTLIAVAQKGDLLDKDNKLPRLGRALMADSGATMAGAVMGTSTTTSYIESGAGIAAGGRTGLTAVVVGVLFLLSLFLSPLAGTIPAYATAPALFFVSVLMTHSLVKIDWDDITEAAPVVIAAVTMPLTFSITTGIALGFISYSALKILTGRISALNSAMLILPVLFIVKMAFYG, from the coding sequence ATGCTGGAAAAACTGTTTAAGCTCAAAGAGCACAACACCAATGTAAAAACAGAAGTGATTGCCGGAGTCACCACCTTCCTGACCATGGCTTACATCATCTTCGTTAACCCGAGCATGCTGGCAGCAGCCGGTATGGATCAGGGCGCCGTATTCGTTGCCACCTGTCTGGCCGCCGCAATCGGCTGTCTGATCATGGGTCTCTGGGCCAACTATCCGGTTGCCATGGCACCGGGTATGGGTCTTAACGCCTTCTTCAGTTTCACGGTCGTCGGCCAGATGGGCTATAGCTGGCAGGTCGCGCTGGGAGCGGTATTTCTCTCCGGCGTATGCTTTTTCCTCCTGTCGGTCTTCCGCATCCGAGAATGGATCATTCACAGCATTCCACTGTCACTGCGTGGCGGCATCGGTGCCGGTATCGGGCTGTTCCTGGCGTTCATCGCGCTGAAAAACGCCGGTATTGTCGTTGATAACCCGGCCACACTGGTGCATATCGGTGATATGACCAGTTGGAGCGCAATCATGGCCTGCCTCGGCTTTGTCGTTATTGCGGCACTTTACCACCGCCGCGTCACCGGCTCGGTGATGATCGGTATCCTGCTGATCACCGTCATCAGTATTCTGGCGGGTCAGGTTGAGCTGCACGGCGTGGTTTCTGCGCCACCGAGTCTGGCCCCTACCTTTGCTCAGCTCGATATCGGCGCTGCGCTTGAAGTGGGCCTGATCGCGATCGTCTTCTCCTTCCTGTTTGTTGACCTGTTCGACACCTCTGGTACGCTGATTGCCGTGGCGCAGAAAGGTGATCTGCTGGATAAGGATAACAAGCTGCCACGTCTGGGCCGTGCGCTGATGGCGGATTCCGGTGCCACCATGGCCGGTGCCGTTATGGGTACATCAACCACCACCAGCTATATTGAATCCGGCGCAGGTATTGCGGCGGGTGGCCGTACCGGTCTGACCGCCGTAGTGGTAGGTGTGCTGTTCCTGCTGTCGCTGTTCCTGTCGCCGCTGGCAGGTACTATTCCGGCTTACGCAACGGCGCCTGCGCTGTTCTTCGTTTCGGTACTGATGACACACAGTCTGGTTAAGATCGACTGGGATGACATCACCGAAGCGGCACCGGTTGTGATTGCGGCAGTGACTATGCCCCTGACCTTCTCCATTACTACCGGTATTGCACTGGGCTTTATCTCTTACTCAGCTCTGAAGATCCTGACCGGTCGTATCAGCGCGCTGAATTCAGCGATGCTGATCCTGCCTGTGCTGTTTATCGTTAAGATGGCGTTTTACGGTTAA
- a CDS encoding xanthine/uracil/vitamin C permease: MQLLKRQVGAEQPYWKAGPFKIRLPFVHYRWETPEMIQGLVMFVVGLAMIPLLEKYLGMPYEAALAFTFVAGLGYMLPALLGVPLVPGWITPAIPVVLLYLKGFEPGPEAIKALFALQLEVTIIFLFLGVTRLGSKLVNVIPNSLKSGIIIGAGIAAMMGELKVGGRIDSTPISLIIGSLVSAYVLFSLSFKNVVESNPLAKKIANFGMVPGMILAMVVGWMVSEYPLPDIQWGITQPDFGLMWQYLTFTVGFPGWDVFLLAIPTALIAYVIAFGDIIVGFTLVKRVDHIRTDEVIEDNVDRVHIVTALRNALHAFFAPWPGLAGPLWTAAHATVAERYAMGRKAMDSIYSGGGTFWVTGMIALFILPLVTLFKPVLPIALSLTLVLTAYICIMVGMEQLKNSVERGVAGIVAVTLAMPDPKSTVYAVAIGLILYFLIERPKLLGKHNPKDEVIFADGEEEAAQMQNKEKEKAEA; encoded by the coding sequence ATGCAACTCTTGAAACGACAGGTTGGCGCCGAGCAACCCTACTGGAAAGCCGGCCCATTCAAAATCCGTCTGCCGTTCGTACACTACCGCTGGGAAACCCCGGAGATGATCCAGGGCCTGGTCATGTTTGTTGTTGGCCTGGCCATGATTCCGCTGCTGGAAAAATACCTGGGTATGCCTTACGAAGCGGCGCTGGCATTCACCTTTGTCGCAGGCCTCGGCTACATGCTGCCCGCCCTGCTCGGCGTACCGCTGGTTCCCGGCTGGATCACCCCGGCCATTCCGGTAGTACTGCTCTACCTGAAAGGCTTTGAGCCAGGGCCGGAAGCCATCAAGGCACTGTTTGCCCTGCAACTGGAAGTAACCATCATCTTCCTGTTTCTCGGGGTTACCCGTCTGGGTTCCAAACTGGTGAATGTGATCCCGAACTCGCTTAAATCCGGGATTATCATCGGTGCCGGTATTGCGGCGATGATGGGCGAGCTGAAAGTGGGCGGACGTATCGACTCGACCCCGATCTCCCTGATCATCGGCTCACTGGTTTCCGCCTATGTGCTGTTCTCACTCTCCTTTAAAAACGTGGTTGAATCCAACCCGCTGGCGAAGAAAATTGCTAACTTCGGTATGGTTCCGGGGATGATTCTGGCGATGGTCGTTGGCTGGATGGTCAGCGAATACCCGCTGCCGGATATCCAGTGGGGTATCACGCAGCCTGACTTCGGCCTGATGTGGCAGTACCTGACCTTCACGGTGGGCTTCCCCGGCTGGGATGTATTCCTGCTGGCGATCCCAACGGCGCTGATCGCTTACGTTATCGCCTTCGGTGACATTATTGTCGGCTTTACGCTGGTGAAACGTGTTGACCATATCCGTACCGATGAAGTGATTGAAGATAACGTCGACCGGGTACACATTGTGACTGCATTGCGTAACGCCCTGCACGCCTTCTTCGCGCCATGGCCGGGTCTGGCGGGTCCACTCTGGACGGCTGCCCACGCCACCGTAGCTGAACGTTATGCGATGGGCCGCAAAGCAATGGACTCAATTTACAGTGGCGGCGGCACCTTCTGGGTGACCGGTATGATCGCGCTGTTTATCCTGCCGCTGGTGACCCTGTTTAAACCGGTGCTGCCGATTGCCCTGTCGCTAACACTGGTTCTGACCGCTTATATCTGCATCATGGTGGGTATGGAACAGTTGAAGAACTCTGTCGAGCGAGGTGTCGCCGGTATTGTGGCGGTCACACTGGCCATGCCGGATCCGAAATCCACCGTATATGCGGTAGCGATTGGTCTGATTCTTTACTTCCTGATCGAGCGTCCGAAACTGCTGGGCAAGCACAACCCTAAGGATGAGGTGATCTTTGCTGACGGCGAAGAGGAAGCCGCTCAGATGCAGAACAAAGAGAAAGAGAAGGCCGAAGCCTGA
- a CDS encoding DUF808 domain-containing protein: protein MAASNLLALIDDIATLLDDVAAMSKVAARKTAGVLGDDLALNAEQVSGVRADRELPVVWAVAKGSLLNKAILVPAALAISYFIPWLITPLLMLGGLFLCFEGAEKLAHKFLHSSEEREQHHSELNQAISDEQVDLVAFEKQKIKGAIRTDFILSAEIIVITLGTVAGASLITQLGVLIGLSILITVGVYGLVAGIVKLDDLGLYLYEKADASDLQKRVGLGILKAAPMLMKTLAVVGTIAMFMVGGGILAHGLPFLHHAIEALTHNLSGITAVLLSTLLEALSGVFAGAILVLLITLGQKLFCRNRAT from the coding sequence ATGGCCGCCTCAAACCTGCTTGCCTTAATTGACGATATCGCCACCCTCCTTGATGACGTGGCTGCGATGAGCAAAGTAGCCGCGCGAAAGACCGCCGGTGTACTCGGGGATGATCTGGCCCTGAATGCGGAGCAGGTCTCCGGAGTGCGGGCCGACCGGGAACTGCCGGTGGTCTGGGCAGTGGCCAAAGGCTCCCTGCTGAACAAGGCAATTCTGGTTCCGGCAGCACTGGCGATCAGTTACTTTATTCCCTGGCTGATCACCCCGCTGCTGATGCTCGGCGGCCTGTTTCTCTGCTTCGAGGGGGCCGAAAAGCTGGCGCATAAATTTCTGCATAGCAGCGAAGAGCGGGAACAGCACCATAGCGAACTGAATCAGGCGATCAGTGATGAGCAGGTCGATCTGGTCGCCTTTGAAAAACAGAAGATTAAAGGTGCGATCCGCACCGACTTTATCCTCTCTGCAGAGATCATCGTCATCACCCTCGGAACCGTCGCCGGTGCCAGCCTGATCACCCAGTTGGGCGTGCTGATCGGCCTTTCAATTCTGATTACAGTCGGTGTTTATGGACTGGTCGCGGGCATCGTCAAACTGGATGATCTGGGGCTCTATCTGTATGAGAAAGCCGATGCCTCTGATCTCCAGAAACGCGTCGGTCTGGGTATTCTCAAAGCCGCGCCGATGTTGATGAAAACCCTCGCCGTAGTCGGCACTATTGCCATGTTTATGGTCGGTGGCGGCATTCTCGCCCATGGCCTGCCTTTTCTTCATCATGCGATAGAGGCGCTGACTCACAATCTGAGCGGGATCACAGCGGTACTGCTCAGCACTCTGCTGGAAGCCCTCTCCGGTGTCTTCGCCGGTGCCATTCTGGTGCTGCTGATAACACTGGGTCAGAAGCTGTTCTGCCGTAACCGTGCCACCTGA